In Coriobacteriia bacterium, the following proteins share a genomic window:
- a CDS encoding winged helix-turn-helix transcriptional regulator, with the protein MPHRTARQHVHHYSRNDRELGRLAKALGHPARVRILSLLLACETCSGGEIFDDLPLAQSTISEHLRILREAGLVGYEARGARGCYWAERGQLAGVAERVETMLADAPSAAGEPCGAGTNETDDAKGR; encoded by the coding sequence GTGCCGCACAGGACCGCGAGGCAGCATGTCCACCACTACTCCAGGAACGACCGCGAGCTCGGGCGCCTGGCCAAGGCCCTCGGACATCCGGCTCGCGTGCGCATCCTGAGCCTCCTGCTCGCATGCGAGACGTGCTCCGGAGGGGAGATCTTCGACGACCTGCCGCTCGCCCAGTCCACCATCTCCGAGCACCTGCGCATCCTGCGGGAGGCCGGCCTGGTCGGGTACGAGGCACGCGGCGCGCGGGGGTGCTACTGGGCCGAACGCGGACAGCTGGCCGGAGTCGCCGAGCGCGTCGAGACCATGCTCGCCGACGCGCCATCCGCGGCGGGCGAACCCTGCGGTGCGGGAACGAACGAGACCGACGACGCGAAGGGACGGTGA
- a CDS encoding helix-turn-helix transcriptional regulator — protein sequence MPVTRETSAGADSLFRALASAQRREILRILGGCTPDPGKTCCGPEEVCACKLGERLGLAPSTVSHHMKQLVEAGLVSARKDGLWVYYTLRRDALRAAAEELARY from the coding sequence ATGCCCGTCACCCGTGAGACGTCCGCAGGGGCCGACAGCCTGTTCCGCGCGCTCGCCTCGGCCCAGCGGCGAGAGATACTGCGCATCCTCGGCGGGTGCACCCCCGACCCGGGCAAGACGTGCTGCGGTCCCGAGGAGGTCTGCGCGTGCAAGCTCGGCGAGCGCCTCGGGCTGGCGCCGTCCACCGTCTCGCACCACATGAAGCAGCTCGTCGAAGCCGGCCTCGTGTCCGCGCGCAAGGATGGCCTGTGGGTCTACTACACGCTCCGGCGCGACGCGCTACGGGCGGCCGCCGAGGAGCTGGCGCGGTACTGA
- a CDS encoding TM0996/MTH895 family glutaredoxin-like protein, translating to MVIKILGSGCANCRKLEERAREAVGKAGVDAEIVKVQDLAEIMAFGVMSTPALVVDEEVEVAGRVPAVDEIVGMLTRAAG from the coding sequence GTGGTCATCAAGATCCTGGGCTCGGGCTGCGCGAACTGCCGCAAGCTCGAGGAGCGCGCACGCGAGGCCGTCGGGAAGGCCGGGGTGGACGCCGAGATCGTCAAGGTCCAGGACCTCGCCGAGATCATGGCGTTCGGCGTCATGTCGACGCCGGCGCTGGTCGTGGACGAGGAGGTCGAGGTCGCCGGGCGCGTCCCTGCCGTGGACGAGATCGTCGGCATGTTGACGAGGGCGGCCGGCTAG
- a CDS encoding permease has translation MDPFLPIQRLAEWITFRLVGLEHGSALGEALAFFLYDVPKILILLSVVVFGVAILRSHFPPERTKRLLSHRNLYSGNVAAAGMGVLTPFCSCSSVPLFIGFVEAGVPLGVTFSFLIASPMVDVVALTLLLGLFGWRIAILYVAAGMSIAIASGIVIGKLGLEHLVEEYVYRVRVGEGEVAAPTWRQRVESATGHVKEIVGRVWPYVVGGIAIGALMHGYVPEDFLLRFAGPDNPFAVPVAALLGVPLYANVAGIIPIAQVLFGKGMALGTVLAFMMAVVALSVPEMVILRKVLKPKLIAVFVGINTLGIIVMGYLFNAVMG, from the coding sequence ATGGACCCGTTCCTCCCCATACAGCGGCTCGCCGAATGGATCACGTTCCGGCTGGTCGGGCTGGAGCATGGATCGGCTCTCGGCGAGGCGCTGGCCTTCTTCCTCTACGACGTGCCCAAGATCCTCATCCTGCTCAGCGTCGTGGTGTTCGGAGTGGCGATACTCCGGTCGCACTTCCCGCCGGAGCGGACGAAGCGGCTGCTCTCGCACAGGAACCTGTACTCGGGGAACGTCGCCGCCGCGGGCATGGGCGTGCTGACGCCGTTCTGCTCGTGCTCCTCGGTTCCTCTGTTCATCGGCTTCGTGGAGGCCGGCGTGCCGCTGGGGGTGACGTTCTCGTTCCTGATCGCGAGCCCGATGGTCGACGTGGTGGCGCTCACGCTGCTGCTCGGCCTGTTCGGCTGGAGGATCGCCATCCTCTACGTGGCGGCCGGAATGTCGATCGCGATCGCCAGCGGGATCGTGATCGGGAAGCTGGGGCTGGAGCATCTGGTGGAGGAGTACGTCTACCGGGTCAGGGTCGGTGAGGGGGAGGTGGCCGCTCCGACGTGGCGCCAGCGTGTCGAGTCCGCCACCGGCCACGTGAAGGAGATCGTCGGACGGGTCTGGCCCTACGTGGTCGGCGGCATCGCCATCGGCGCGCTCATGCACGGCTACGTGCCCGAGGACTTCCTCCTGCGCTTCGCGGGCCCGGACAACCCCTTCGCCGTCCCGGTCGCCGCTCTCCTCGGCGTGCCGCTGTACGCGAACGTGGCCGGCATCATCCCCATCGCTCAGGTCCTGTTCGGAAAGGGGATGGCTCTCGGTACGGTGCTCGCGTTCATGATGGCGGTCGTGGCGCTGTCCGTGCCGGAGATGGTCATCCTGCGCAAGGTGCTCAAGCCCAAGCTGATCGCGGTGTTCGTCGGCATCAACACGCTCGGCATCATCGTGATGGGCTACCTGTTCAACGCGGTCATGGGATAG
- a CDS encoding thioredoxin family protein encodes MTRDGEGAAARGGTGKGTRGRAFVLLAVVAVFAALLAGKAVGTSGEGAGSTAGPGSGAEPGAVEAYESALKAGMPIYVLFHSETCVPCVEIDRVARVVVPEYEGRVTFVDAITDEPGARELAARFPFQYIPTSFFIDADRRVVDSYTGVLSADEMRSRLDDLVKP; translated from the coding sequence TTGACGCGGGACGGTGAGGGCGCCGCCGCACGCGGCGGGACCGGGAAGGGCACGAGAGGCAGGGCCTTCGTCCTGCTCGCGGTCGTGGCGGTGTTCGCGGCCTTGCTTGCCGGCAAGGCGGTCGGCACGTCCGGCGAGGGGGCCGGCTCCACCGCCGGGCCGGGGTCCGGCGCCGAGCCGGGAGCGGTGGAAGCCTACGAGAGCGCGTTGAAGGCCGGCATGCCGATCTACGTCCTGTTCCACTCCGAGACCTGCGTCCCGTGCGTGGAGATCGACAGGGTCGCCCGCGTCGTCGTGCCCGAGTACGAGGGGCGCGTCACCTTCGTCGACGCGATCACCGACGAGCCCGGCGCCCGCGAGCTGGCCGCGCGGTTCCCGTTCCAGTACATCCCGACGTCGTTCTTCATCGACGCGGACCGGCGGGTGGTCGATTCGTACACGGGCGTCCTGTCCGCAGACGAGATGCGTTCGCGGCTCGATGACTTGGTGAAGCCGTGA
- a CDS encoding sulfite exporter TauE/SafE family protein: protein MSWVESFSGSLAAGDLSLTASFAVAFLGGLVAGFGPCVLPMMPAVFGYVTGSAAREVAGGRPATLKAFGLAAVFVVGMSLVFTAIGVAAGLLGRAVIVGTWAYYAVAAVCVLLGLQMLGLVDLRFDALNRYLPQRRPERRGFLGAFLFGMLFGVVATPCSTPILAAIAAMAAVGASAAKGGGLLFVFGLGKGVPLLVLGLASGSLSLMRGFSRAAGILTKTGGVALMGVAGYLVWAA from the coding sequence GTGAGCTGGGTGGAGTCGTTCTCGGGGAGCCTGGCGGCCGGAGACCTGTCGCTCACCGCCTCGTTCGCCGTGGCCTTCCTCGGCGGTCTCGTGGCCGGTTTCGGGCCGTGCGTGCTGCCGATGATGCCCGCGGTCTTCGGGTACGTCACGGGGAGCGCCGCTCGCGAGGTAGCAGGTGGGCGGCCGGCGACGCTCAAGGCCTTCGGTCTCGCGGCCGTGTTCGTGGTCGGCATGAGCCTGGTGTTCACGGCGATCGGGGTCGCCGCCGGACTGCTCGGGCGCGCGGTCATCGTCGGCACCTGGGCGTACTATGCGGTCGCCGCTGTCTGCGTGCTCCTCGGGCTCCAGATGCTCGGCCTCGTCGATCTCCGCTTCGACGCACTCAACCGGTACCTGCCGCAGCGCAGGCCGGAGCGGCGCGGTTTCCTGGGTGCGTTCCTGTTCGGGATGCTCTTCGGCGTGGTGGCGACCCCGTGCTCGACCCCGATACTGGCGGCGATCGCAGCGATGGCTGCGGTGGGGGCCTCGGCGGCCAAGGGGGGCGGGCTCCTGTTCGTGTTCGGGCTGGGCAAGGGCGTCCCCCTGCTCGTCCTCGGACTCGCGTCCGGATCCCTGTCCCTCATGCGGGGGTTCTCCCGGGCCGCGGGAATCTTGACGAAGACAGGCGGCGTCGCACTGATGGGGGTGGCGGGCTATCTCGTCTGGGCCGCGTAG
- a CDS encoding diguanylate cyclase, translating to MRAILEHCAEMDALAARTYQRMSERCPDVDVACEFGELADEESGHVAWWRELLAAWDQGLVPDVVNDTEGLQGHIEALHDELASAVPASVEGMSAQQMLAAAARMEFFMLDPTFGELLDLTEPGSVRRRRREYAGHVEHVVELIERNLSDDPLAGFLARVLKRAWSDNLRLAAYASRDVLTGLYNRRGLMNHMRQWTAWSSRYGRALAVLLVDVDDFKRVNDTYGHAAGDRTLKAVAEGLREAVRESDLVARYGGDEFAVLAPETDMVVLSALVSRIVQRTREVRVPLEGREPLTVTVSVGGAVTTAGPLLSAASAPDGLLAAADRSLYDAKRRGKDRGGELYLAPPSSGIAS from the coding sequence ATGCGGGCGATACTCGAGCACTGCGCCGAGATGGACGCACTGGCGGCGCGGACGTACCAGCGGATGTCCGAGAGGTGCCCGGACGTGGACGTCGCCTGCGAGTTCGGCGAGTTGGCCGACGAGGAGTCGGGGCACGTCGCGTGGTGGCGAGAGCTGCTGGCGGCGTGGGACCAGGGTCTCGTACCGGACGTCGTGAACGACACCGAGGGGCTCCAGGGCCACATCGAGGCGCTCCACGACGAACTAGCCTCCGCCGTGCCGGCCTCGGTCGAGGGGATGTCGGCTCAGCAGATGCTCGCCGCAGCCGCGCGCATGGAGTTCTTCATGCTCGATCCCACCTTCGGCGAGCTGCTCGACCTCACGGAGCCGGGCAGCGTGCGCCGGCGCCGCCGGGAGTACGCCGGTCACGTCGAGCACGTGGTCGAGTTGATCGAGCGTAACCTGAGCGACGACCCGCTCGCCGGCTTCCTGGCACGCGTGCTCAAGCGCGCCTGGAGCGACAACCTCAGGCTCGCAGCGTACGCGTCGCGCGACGTGCTGACCGGTCTGTACAACCGCCGCGGGCTCATGAACCACATGCGGCAGTGGACGGCGTGGTCCTCGCGGTACGGAAGGGCTCTCGCCGTCCTGCTCGTAGACGTGGACGACTTCAAGCGCGTCAACGACACGTACGGTCATGCGGCGGGAGACCGGACGCTCAAGGCCGTCGCAGAGGGGCTGCGCGAGGCCGTGCGCGAGTCCGATCTGGTGGCCCGCTACGGAGGCGACGAGTTCGCCGTCCTCGCCCCCGAGACGGACATGGTGGTGCTGAGCGCGCTCGTCTCACGGATCGTGCAGCGCACGCGCGAGGTGCGCGTGCCGCTGGAGGGGCGGGAGCCGCTCACGGTGACGGTCAGCGTCGGAGGGGCGGTCACCACCGCGGGGCCGTTGCTCTCGGCCGCATCCGCGCCCGACGGGCTGCTCGCGGCGGCGGACAGGAGCCTGTACGACGCCAAGCGGCGCGGCAAGGACCGCGGCGGCGAGCTGTACCTGGCCCCGCCGTCCAGCGGGATCGCGAGCTAG
- a CDS encoding UPF0280 family protein translates to MAYEPRTYRRTVDPAGLACFEVAIRETDLQVCAVRDLTNETEDLVVRARWDIEQFILAHPRFRESYAPYDVPAGAPEIVRRMSRAGFKASVGPMAAVAGAIAEYVARGLSSISPEVVVENGGDIYLIGGTDRTVALHAGRSPVTGKVGIRVPGGLQPVAVCTSSGSVGHSESYGSADAVTVLARDGALADAVATALANRVREPGDIEAAVEAAKNVTGVLGVLATVGGHIGAWGNVHLTSLVG, encoded by the coding sequence ATGGCCTACGAGCCCCGCACATACCGCCGAACGGTCGACCCCGCCGGGCTCGCGTGTTTCGAGGTCGCGATACGCGAGACCGACTTGCAGGTCTGCGCCGTGCGCGACCTGACCAACGAGACCGAGGACCTCGTGGTGCGGGCGCGCTGGGACATCGAGCAGTTCATCCTGGCGCACCCGCGTTTCCGGGAGAGCTACGCCCCTTACGACGTTCCGGCAGGCGCGCCGGAGATCGTGCGCAGGATGTCGCGTGCCGGTTTCAAGGCGAGCGTGGGACCCATGGCCGCCGTCGCCGGCGCGATCGCCGAGTACGTGGCGCGCGGGCTCTCGTCGATCTCGCCGGAGGTGGTCGTCGAGAACGGCGGCGACATCTACCTCATCGGAGGGACGGACCGGACGGTGGCGCTGCACGCGGGCCGCTCGCCTGTGACGGGAAAGGTCGGCATCCGCGTCCCGGGCGGGCTTCAGCCCGTGGCGGTATGCACCTCGTCGGGCAGCGTAGGGCACTCGGAGAGCTACGGGTCGGCGGATGCGGTCACCGTGCTCGCCCGCGACGGCGCGCTAGCCGACGCCGTCGCCACCGCGCTCGCGAACCGCGTGCGGGAGCCCGGCGACATCGAGGCGGCCGTGGAGGCCGCGAAGAACGTGACCGGAGTCCTCGGCGTGCTCGCGACCGTCGGCGGGCATATCGGGGCGTGGGGCAACGTGCATCTCACGTCGCTGGTCGGCTGA
- a CDS encoding DUF2469 family protein, with translation MDSIDELDLYEADRRLKLYNEYQDASRLFTFYVETELRAYLCNECDVEPHDGSSGVYFKVTLRDVWIYEAERINRFVAEAVIWSVNDVHVQRLKGEE, from the coding sequence ATGGACAGCATCGACGAGCTCGACCTGTACGAGGCCGACCGCCGGCTGAAGCTCTACAACGAGTACCAGGACGCGTCGCGTCTCTTCACGTTCTACGTGGAGACCGAGCTGCGCGCGTACCTGTGCAACGAGTGCGACGTCGAACCGCACGACGGTTCCTCGGGCGTGTACTTCAAGGTGACGCTGCGCGACGTCTGGATCTACGAGGCCGAACGCATCAACCGCTTCGTCGCCGAGGCGGTCATCTGGTCGGTCAACGACGTCCACGTGCAGAGGCTCAAGGGCGAGGAGTGA
- the ligA gene encoding NAD-dependent DNA ligase LigA — protein MTRLPESVDTRARHDAAERIGALRAEIEYHDHRYYVLDAPEISDEAYDSLMRELRTLEERYPELVTPDSPTQRVGPPPSAQFAPVRHVRRMYSLDNALSFEELTAWTERIQRELDRLGATGWKHAYVCELKIDGSAIALTYEDGLLVRSATRGDGTTGEDITANVRTIRTVPLRLRLPVPPARVDVRGEVFMPKGSFARLNAEQEEAGLPPFANPRNAAAGAVRQKDPSVTASRDLATFVYQIVDPAPLGLATQHDALQWLAEAGFRVNPDVAVLHTAEEVYEFCVQAEKRRNDLPYEIDGVVIKVDSFEVQEALGFTAKAPRWAVAYKFPPEERTTELLDIQVSVGRTGAMTPFAVLEPVLVAGSTITKATLHNEDEVARKGLLVGDTVVVRKAGDVIPEVVGPVEGLRDGTERSWSMPAECPVCRRPAWRPEGEAVTRCTNAACPAQRRERLLHWAGRAAMDIDGMGEEIVSRLIEAGELDDVAAFYTLRFEDLARLRMGTTSTGKPRLLGETVAAKLTEQIEASRHRPLARLLFGLGIRHVGGTVAEQLADAFGSLDALAAASREDLAAVEGIGPKIADSVFTFFRNPENLELIERLKAGGVRTAEEPRERAEERPRTLEGLTFVLTGSLEGYTREEAGEGLKALGAKVSSSVSRRTSYVIVGEEPGSKYDKALELGVPVLAEEDLRRILETGERPEGAR, from the coding sequence GTGACCCGGCTGCCCGAGTCCGTGGACACCCGTGCCCGCCATGATGCCGCCGAGCGGATAGGCGCGCTGCGCGCCGAGATCGAATACCACGACCACCGCTACTACGTGCTGGACGCCCCCGAGATCTCGGACGAGGCGTACGACTCGCTGATGCGTGAGCTCCGCACGCTCGAGGAGCGCTACCCGGAGCTCGTGACGCCCGACTCGCCCACCCAGCGCGTCGGTCCCCCGCCGTCGGCCCAGTTCGCACCCGTGCGCCACGTCCGCAGGATGTACTCCCTTGACAACGCCTTGTCGTTCGAGGAGCTCACCGCGTGGACCGAGCGCATCCAGCGCGAGTTGGACAGGCTAGGCGCTACCGGGTGGAAGCACGCGTACGTCTGCGAGCTGAAGATCGACGGGAGCGCGATCGCGCTGACGTACGAGGACGGGCTGCTGGTGCGATCCGCTACGCGCGGCGACGGCACGACCGGCGAGGACATCACCGCCAACGTCCGCACGATCCGCACGGTGCCGCTGAGGCTGCGGCTCCCCGTTCCTCCGGCGCGCGTGGACGTGCGCGGCGAGGTCTTCATGCCCAAGGGTTCCTTCGCGCGCTTGAACGCGGAGCAGGAAGAGGCCGGGCTGCCGCCCTTCGCCAATCCGCGGAACGCCGCCGCGGGCGCGGTGCGGCAGAAGGACCCCTCCGTCACCGCCTCGCGCGACCTGGCCACGTTCGTCTACCAGATCGTCGACCCCGCTCCGCTGGGGCTGGCGACCCAGCACGACGCGCTGCAGTGGCTCGCGGAGGCGGGCTTCCGGGTGAACCCCGACGTGGCGGTGCTGCACACCGCCGAGGAGGTCTACGAGTTCTGCGTCCAGGCCGAGAAACGCCGCAACGACCTGCCCTACGAGATCGACGGCGTGGTGATCAAGGTCGACTCCTTCGAGGTGCAGGAGGCGCTCGGCTTCACCGCCAAGGCGCCGCGCTGGGCCGTCGCCTACAAGTTCCCTCCCGAGGAGCGTACGACCGAGCTGCTCGACATCCAGGTCTCGGTGGGGCGCACCGGCGCGATGACGCCCTTCGCCGTGCTCGAACCGGTCCTGGTCGCCGGCTCGACCATAACGAAGGCCACTCTGCACAACGAGGACGAGGTGGCGCGAAAGGGCCTGCTCGTCGGCGACACGGTCGTCGTGCGCAAGGCCGGCGACGTCATCCCGGAGGTGGTCGGGCCGGTCGAGGGGCTGCGCGACGGCACGGAGCGGTCGTGGAGCATGCCGGCGGAATGCCCGGTGTGCCGCCGGCCCGCGTGGCGGCCCGAGGGCGAGGCGGTCACCCGCTGCACGAACGCGGCCTGTCCCGCGCAGCGTCGCGAGCGGCTCCTGCATTGGGCCGGCAGGGCCGCCATGGACATCGACGGGATGGGCGAGGAGATCGTGTCGCGCCTCATCGAGGCCGGGGAGCTCGACGACGTCGCGGCCTTCTACACGCTCCGCTTCGAGGACCTCGCGAGGCTCCGGATGGGCACGACGTCCACCGGCAAGCCGAGACTGCTCGGCGAGACGGTCGCGGCCAAGCTCACCGAGCAGATAGAGGCCTCGCGCCACCGGCCCCTCGCACGGCTGCTCTTCGGGCTCGGCATCCGCCACGTCGGCGGCACCGTGGCCGAGCAGCTCGCCGACGCGTTCGGCTCGCTGGATGCGCTCGCGGCCGCGTCTCGCGAGGACCTCGCGGCGGTGGAGGGCATCGGCCCCAAGATCGCCGATTCGGTCTTCACGTTCTTCCGCAACCCCGAGAACCTCGAGCTGATCGAGCGCCTGAAGGCCGGCGGCGTCCGCACCGCCGAGGAGCCCCGCGAGCGCGCCGAGGAGCGTCCGCGCACCCTCGAGGGACTCACGTTCGTGCTCACCGGCTCGCTCGAGGGCTACACGCGCGAGGAGGCGGGCGAGGGTCTCAAGGCGCTGGGAGCCAAGGTCTCCTCCTCGGTCTCGCGCAGGACGTCCTACGTGATCGTCGGGGAGGAGCCGGGCAGCAAGTACGACAAGGCGCTCGAACTCGGCGTCCCGGTGCTGGCCGAGGAGGACCTTCGGCGCATCCTGGAGACGGGCGAGCGGCCCGAGGGGGCGAGGTGA
- a CDS encoding CPBP family intramembrane metalloprotease, with translation MPWGEAEALGIVLLTIALLLGTGGILALPAVRHAAEAAPELVRGSALALNYALLVGVVWYAARRRGQALAPAVGLRRVSIPAALGLGAVVAFAARLAIIAWVVLLGALGIELPGEGVDITRLLPFTPAGVAVTVALAAVVAPVAEEIVFRGVLVTALARKRSEATAFVVSAALFAALHFNAFTLVPIFMLGVALAWLFLRTRTLWIPIAAHSVFNLVAVMAAYGARAAQ, from the coding sequence GTGCCGTGGGGGGAGGCCGAGGCGCTCGGCATCGTGCTCCTCACGATCGCGCTGCTGCTGGGCACGGGCGGCATCCTCGCGCTGCCGGCGGTCCGGCACGCGGCCGAGGCGGCGCCGGAGCTGGTGCGGGGATCGGCGCTGGCCCTCAACTACGCCCTGCTGGTCGGCGTGGTGTGGTACGCGGCGAGGCGCCGCGGGCAGGCTCTGGCGCCGGCGGTCGGGCTGCGCCGGGTCTCGATACCGGCGGCGCTGGGACTGGGCGCGGTCGTCGCCTTCGCAGCGCGCCTGGCGATCATCGCCTGGGTCGTGCTGCTGGGGGCGCTCGGCATCGAGCTGCCCGGCGAGGGAGTGGACATCACCAGGCTCCTGCCGTTCACGCCGGCGGGTGTGGCGGTGACCGTGGCGCTCGCGGCCGTCGTCGCCCCGGTCGCCGAGGAGATCGTGTTCCGAGGGGTGCTCGTCACCGCGCTCGCGCGCAAGCGGTCGGAGGCGACCGCCTTCGTCGTCTCCGCCGCGCTCTTCGCGGCGCTGCACTTCAACGCCTTCACCCTCGTGCCCATCTTCATGCTCGGCGTGGCTCTCGCGTGGCTGTTCCTGCGTACGCGCACGCTGTGGATCCCGATCGCGGCGCACTCGGTGTTCAACCTGGTGGCCGTGATGGCGGCGTACGGCGCGAGGGCGGCGCAGTGA
- a CDS encoding CPBP family intramembrane metalloprotease: MIAVVAAGFMVKDILLNAEWLREAPAATVVLLRVLVLAVFYAAQVAVLAHLAARRALSFGEAFRLRRGGAWRSAAVSAGLVGALLVGTRAAATLYAALAHGLGFDPPGMRWNADLSRVFGAGLPGFALTVALVVLVGPLVEEVVFRGVILGAVSSRLGPWPAIVASALLFSVYHFTAWLLVPSFVLGVACGWLAARRPTLIPAVALHSLYNAVAVAAAFYVASR; encoded by the coding sequence GTGATCGCCGTCGTCGCGGCGGGCTTCATGGTGAAGGACATCCTGCTGAACGCGGAGTGGCTCCGCGAGGCGCCCGCGGCGACGGTCGTGCTCCTGCGCGTGCTCGTGCTGGCCGTCTTCTACGCCGCCCAGGTCGCGGTGCTCGCCCACCTCGCGGCCCGGCGGGCCCTGTCCTTCGGCGAAGCCTTCCGGCTGAGGCGCGGCGGAGCGTGGCGCTCGGCCGCCGTGTCTGCGGGCCTGGTCGGGGCGCTGCTGGTCGGCACGCGCGCCGCCGCGACGCTGTACGCCGCGCTGGCGCACGGGCTGGGGTTCGACCCGCCGGGGATGCGCTGGAACGCCGACCTCTCGCGGGTCTTCGGGGCGGGGCTGCCCGGATTCGCGCTGACGGTGGCGCTGGTGGTGCTCGTGGGCCCCCTTGTGGAGGAGGTGGTGTTCCGTGGCGTCATCCTCGGGGCCGTATCTTCGCGCCTGGGGCCGTGGCCGGCGATCGTCGCCTCGGCGCTGCTCTTCTCGGTCTACCACTTCACCGCCTGGCTGCTCGTTCCCTCGTTCGTGCTGGGCGTGGCCTGCGGGTGGCTCGCGGCTCGGCGCCCGACGCTGATCCCCGCCGTCGCGCTGCATTCGCTGTACAATGCCGTAGCGGTCGCCGCGGCGTTCTACGTCGCAAGCCGCTGA
- the gatC gene encoding Asp-tRNA(Asn)/Glu-tRNA(Gln) amidotransferase subunit GatC: protein MAISEDEVRHVALLARIALTDEQVATLAGELSSILDHVSRIRELSLDGVEPTAHAIDVTDVTRPDEVRPCLPRERALLNAPEADDEGFFVIPRIVGPGGDE, encoded by the coding sequence ATGGCGATCTCGGAGGACGAGGTACGGCACGTCGCGCTGCTGGCGCGGATCGCGCTCACCGACGAGCAGGTCGCGACGCTGGCCGGGGAGCTCTCGAGCATCCTCGACCACGTGAGTCGCATCCGGGAGCTCTCGCTGGACGGGGTCGAGCCCACCGCCCACGCGATCGACGTGACGGACGTGACGCGCCCCGACGAGGTCCGACCCTGCCTGCCGCGCGAGCGGGCGCTGCTCAACGCACCCGAGGCCGACGACGAAGGGTTCTTCGTCATCCCGAGGATCGTGGGGCCGGGTGGTGACGAGTGA